From the Conger conger chromosome 13, fConCon1.1, whole genome shotgun sequence genome, the window GAAATGTAATCTAGCTTGCACTGTTCTGTGCCTGGAGAAAGGTTCAACAGTCCACATGCTTTGGGCCAAGACCAATAGGGTAAGTGGTTGAGTGGTGTGGTTAAAGGTTAACTGTGTGCCTGTTTCGATGGCTTCAGGCGGATAATGGCCTTCCCGTTCACATCAAGGGAGGGACTGTTGATGTCATTCTCTACCGTATCACCATGACAATCACCCTAGCAGGTGGGGATCACTGCCATAACCAGTTTTTCATTCATGAGCACAAAACTTCATTCATATGGtgacatgtttttttcatgtgtaTCTATTGTTTTTAGGAACAGCATACTCCTTGTACTGTCTTCTTACTGCCTGCTACCCGAAGAAAAAGTAGgcaaaaagaaagaaggaaaaccTGCTTAACGTTATAACACAAACCACTGTGTGGCCTTTCAGTGTAATTATCACTTTGTATTGATGAAATAAAGCTtgaaaaaattaactcaatcaCCATCTTCCCacatgcttgtttttgtttcaagtGCAGAGGAGCGTGTTAAAGTTTGCTTTTGGTAAGAGTTGTCCTTTACTGTTGCATAACTGAACATGACACATCAAGTCTGACAATGGAATATTTTTCAGTTTCGTTACGGATTCCACACCGTCCGCTCACATGGACTTcctattctttatttttcacaaaatgCATCTCTAGGGCCTTTCATGCCCCCTAGTGTTTGAATGTGGATATTACCTCTACTTCGCTCAGAGTGAGGAGATGGTAGCGGTTGAATGTAAACCTCAATGAACACCATAAACATGGACAAAAGTTTTCCGAAAATTCCCACATAAAAGCAACATGCTTAATTctattgttttttgcaccattctttgcaaaatctagaaactagtgtgcatgaaaatcccagatcaacagtttctgagatactcacctgtctgccaccaacaatcattccaaggttaATTGAAGCTCATTGAAGATTGaagatgcattgcactgctgccacacaattggctgattagacaatcgcatgaataagcaggtgtaatgaagtaaaaatgttcctcaacgtgctcggtgagtgtgtatataggtCTGCATGTATTCAATGAGCAATTACATTGGCAATTCAATCTGTGAAGGAAGTATACAGTTGGGGTTGATGGCTAGCTGTTCAACTAAGTGCAGTTTAAATTCTCAATGAAACCATACTACTACTGTATATTTCTGTAGCACAGGGATGACATGTAATTGGTCTTCCTTTGAACAGGACACTCGCAGCTTATTttgaaattacaaaaaaaacaaaaaaccttacCTTGATAAAGAACAAATATTTGAGTCAACTACTGtccttccccacacacacacacacacacacacacacacacacacatacatacatgcacacgcacaagcacacacatttctTTCCATATACAGTAGAATGTGACTAGTTTTAGGCAATataacacaatttacatacgtGTGGCATGAAAAGTGattaacaaaaagaaaaaaagcatcaaATGCAAAGATTTTACAAAACGCCTTCATTGGGATAAGAAAAGCATTGTTACAGTTGTAGTAGCTATGATTCCTTTCATGAGTCAGAGCAAATTATACATTCTGCTAAGTAGTGTTCAACCAGACAGACTTCCAAACCTCTGTAAAGTGCTCATTGTGCAAACAGACAGCATGGTTGCAGATGGGGCTGGGTAGAATTGGCTGCTGATCACAACAGTTCCATTTTCACACTGCAATGTTTCACACTCCAAATCCAAGCGTTCTAGTCAAAACTTAGCTATTACTGGGAGCACACTGAATGCTTATGTCTTCTAAGGAAATTCAGTATTCATGTATTTTGGGGAAAGAAGACTGCCGAGACGACCAAC encodes:
- the LOC133108375 gene encoding cytochrome c oxidase subunit 7A2, mitochondrial, producing the protein MRHLQRLQQLTLRAFSTTTRQMRNTVPEQQRIFQADNGLPVHIKGGTVDVILYRITMTITLAGTAYSLYCLLTACYPKKK